The following coding sequences lie in one Nocardia sp. NBC_01503 genomic window:
- a CDS encoding DnaB-like helicase C-terminal domain-containing protein produces MTELTTVTTVGKPSEPNSSPRLGDGFQELIDELDTLAVNGGADSRNIPTGFLELDELTRGLAPGTLTVIGSHPGVGSSTLAMDFARSCAIQSGIPAAYLTLDTLPEAMRQRMLSAEAKVQLRHMLAGAMPEADWTRLARRMSEIADAPLDIQRPPERDIAQLAGQITDMAEQHGTRLVVIDPLHQLTARHDLPYENREREIAEVTRRLKTLALDLRIAIVTTANLSSNPGPRQPIPVRPSLFDLRDSGVIGHVADLVVLIDRPDAWERDHARGGEVDLILAKHRHGATGIFTVAHQLHLCRMVDMAKGSLSTPAPRA; encoded by the coding sequence ATGACCGAACTCACCACAGTGACGACGGTGGGCAAACCTTCCGAGCCGAACTCCAGCCCGCGGCTCGGTGACGGCTTCCAAGAGTTGATCGACGAACTGGACACCCTCGCGGTGAACGGCGGCGCCGATTCCCGCAACATTCCGACCGGATTCCTGGAGCTGGACGAGTTGACCCGGGGCCTGGCTCCGGGCACGCTCACCGTCATCGGCAGTCATCCAGGTGTCGGATCATCTACTCTCGCAATGGATTTCGCCAGATCATGCGCTATCCAGTCCGGCATCCCGGCCGCGTATCTCACGCTGGACACCCTTCCCGAGGCGATGCGGCAGCGGATGCTGTCGGCCGAGGCGAAGGTGCAGCTGCGGCACATGCTGGCCGGCGCCATGCCCGAAGCCGACTGGACCCGACTGGCCCGGCGCATGAGCGAGATCGCCGATGCCCCACTGGACATCCAACGCCCGCCCGAGCGCGACATCGCCCAGCTGGCCGGACAGATCACCGACATGGCCGAGCAGCACGGCACCCGGCTGGTGGTCATCGACCCGCTGCACCAGCTCACCGCACGCCATGACCTGCCCTACGAGAACCGCGAACGCGAGATAGCCGAGGTCACGCGCCGGCTGAAGACGTTGGCGCTGGATCTGCGCATCGCGATCGTGACCACGGCGAACCTGAGCAGCAACCCCGGCCCCCGCCAGCCCATCCCGGTCCGCCCCTCCCTGTTCGATCTGCGCGATTCCGGTGTCATCGGCCACGTTGCCGACCTGGTTGTCCTGATCGACCGGCCCGACGCCTGGGAGCGCGACCACGCTCGCGGTGGCGAAGTCGATTTGATCCTGGCCAAACACAGGCACGGCGCCACCGGCATTTTCACCGTCGCCCACCAGCTGCATCTGTGCCGCATGGTCGACATGGCCAAAGGATCGCTCTCCACCCCCGCGCCGCGGGCATGA
- a CDS encoding peptide deformylase produces MTLNAFAQELRRWRDVRGLSRVVLARRLGYSRPYVSKVLSGTENPSAEFAERAEAMLQAGGALRAAFAEFTGARPVPLRRKPLMTEPIETTGGQLVVDHDDASLSYDGTMYRLTQRRHLVNASSEPISRYLIRISVDRYPGAPEKSNALYQDYPLTWDEIDLHAWYGDHRAEPMDWSPHHDRDAFKEVWLQLSSGGRHFPLYPGQACWIEYEYTVTDVHWGHWFQRAVRLPTRLLSVRLDFPSDLQPAVWGLQTSMTAEALPFRTPISHQVSEGRAVYSWSTENPPLHARYRLEWDFRGQADDSERTPPSRVMAGLGIVQEGDAILREVARPFDLPAEAEDARRVVAELHSATERVAQAHTFGKGMGIAAPQIGIGRAVALVRTPEGDTITLFNPRIVEIGGGEDEQYEGCLSFFDLRGKVPRPLSIHVEHTDIDGNTHITVFERGTARLVAHEVDHLHGQLYLDHMRPGIEPISVEQYKGTGSAWTY; encoded by the coding sequence ATGACCCTCAACGCTTTCGCCCAGGAGCTCCGCCGATGGCGCGATGTACGGGGTTTGTCGCGGGTTGTGTTGGCCCGCAGGCTCGGATACTCACGACCGTATGTATCGAAGGTTCTCAGTGGCACCGAGAACCCCTCGGCTGAGTTCGCCGAACGAGCTGAGGCCATGTTGCAGGCCGGGGGAGCGCTGCGGGCAGCCTTCGCCGAATTCACCGGTGCGCGGCCGGTGCCCCTGCGTCGTAAGCCCTTGATGACGGAACCTATCGAGACGACGGGCGGCCAGCTCGTGGTCGACCATGACGACGCAAGCTTGTCCTACGACGGGACCATGTACCGCCTGACCCAGCGGCGGCACCTGGTCAATGCATCATCAGAGCCCATCAGCCGCTACCTGATTCGGATCAGTGTCGACCGGTATCCCGGTGCACCAGAGAAGTCCAATGCGCTGTATCAGGACTATCCGCTGACCTGGGATGAAATCGACCTGCACGCCTGGTACGGCGATCACCGTGCCGAGCCGATGGACTGGAGCCCCCACCACGACCGCGATGCATTCAAAGAGGTGTGGCTACAGCTCTCTTCCGGCGGCCGGCACTTCCCGCTGTATCCGGGCCAGGCCTGCTGGATCGAGTACGAATACACCGTGACGGACGTGCACTGGGGCCACTGGTTCCAGCGTGCAGTACGTCTGCCCACCCGGCTGCTCTCGGTACGTTTGGACTTCCCCAGTGACCTACAGCCAGCGGTTTGGGGGCTGCAAACCTCGATGACAGCCGAAGCGCTGCCGTTCCGCACACCCATCTCCCACCAGGTCAGTGAGGGCCGAGCCGTGTACTCGTGGTCAACCGAGAACCCGCCCCTGCACGCGCGTTACCGACTCGAATGGGACTTCCGCGGCCAGGCCGACGACAGCGAACGCACTCCGCCCTCTCGGGTCATGGCCGGTCTCGGAATTGTGCAGGAGGGGGACGCGATCCTGCGTGAAGTCGCGCGGCCCTTCGACCTGCCTGCCGAGGCCGAGGACGCACGGCGAGTCGTGGCCGAGTTGCACTCGGCAACCGAACGCGTGGCGCAGGCCCATACGTTCGGCAAGGGCATGGGCATCGCAGCCCCACAGATCGGCATCGGGCGCGCTGTTGCCCTTGTCCGAACTCCCGAGGGCGACACCATCACCCTGTTCAATCCGCGCATCGTGGAGATCGGCGGCGGCGAAGACGAACAGTACGAAGGGTGCCTGAGCTTCTTCGACTTGCGCGGCAAAGTCCCCCGGCCGCTGTCCATCCATGTCGAACACACCGATATCGACGGCAACACCCACATCACGGTCTTCGAGCGAGGGACAGCCCGCCTGGTCGCGCACGAAGTGGACCACCTGCACGGCCAGCTCTATCTGGATCACATGCGGCCCGGTATAGAACCGATCTCCGTAGAGCAGTACAAGGGCACTGGGTCGGCCTGGACCTACTGA
- a CDS encoding type II toxin-antitoxin system PemK/MazF family toxin has product MRRGELWTYKGLGRTRHVLVVSANELNNTGSPITCDVTDVAPTGSRVLLSIPITLPNNGGTAYIRVVRGLSGQTDVDRFDSLIGRVPDEVMEQVGLALRAALDL; this is encoded by the coding sequence GTGAGACGTGGCGAACTCTGGACCTATAAGGGCCTCGGCAGGACCCGCCACGTGCTGGTCGTCAGCGCGAACGAACTCAACAACACCGGCTCCCCCATCACCTGCGACGTGACCGACGTGGCACCGACAGGCAGCCGCGTGCTGCTGTCGATCCCGATCACGCTGCCCAACAACGGCGGTACGGCCTATATCCGGGTCGTGCGTGGGCTGAGCGGGCAGACCGACGTGGATCGGTTCGATTCCCTGATCGGCCGTGTGCCCGATGAGGTCATGGAGCAGGTCGGGCTGGCACTGCGCGCCGCCCTGGATTTGTAG